A region from the Panicum hallii strain FIL2 chromosome 1, PHallii_v3.1, whole genome shotgun sequence genome encodes:
- the LOC112872305 gene encoding probable sodium/metabolite cotransporter BASS3, chloroplastic — protein MAAAASCSHPPFSPAASLHHQPHHVRRCGATPRFSPPPPPPPPPRALLRRRPRRLAPTTFCSAPSLPRLGRVGWPRREGNAWLLSFRGDTAAAPGAALGDPSKALSALLPLVVAATAVAALGNPATFSWVNKDYYAPALGGIMLSIGIKLSVDDFALAFKRPVPLSIGYAAQYVLKPLLGVMIAKVFRMPSAFFAGFMLTCCVSGAQLSSYASFLSKGDVALSILLTSCSTISSVVVTPVLTGLLIGSVVPVDGIAMAKSILQVVLVPVTLGLLLNTYAKGVVNVIQPAMPFVAMVCTSLCIGSPLAINRSKILSPEGFFLLLPIVAFHIVSFVAGYWVSKLPQWRQEEPVCRTISVCTGMQSSTLAGLLATQFLGTSQAVPAACSVVIMAIFGLTLASYWGSGSRIRDVAGGFLPQATAGVSP, from the exons ATGGCCGCCGCTGCCTCCTGCTCCCACCCTCCCTTCAGCCCCGCCGCGTCTCTACACCACCAACCCCACCATGTCCGCCGCTGCGGCGCCACACCGCGcttctccccgccgccgccgccgccgccgccgccgcgcgcgctcctcaggcggcggccgcggcggctggCGCCCACCACGTTCTGCTCCGCACCGTCGTTGCCCCGCCTGGGACGCGTCGGATGGCCGCGCAGGGAGGGAAACGCCTGGCTGCTCTCGTTCCGCGGCGACACCGCCGCGGCACCGGGCGCCGCGCTGGGGGACCCCTCGAAGGCGCTCTCCGCGCTGCTCCCGCTAGTCGTCGCCGCCACGGCCGTCGCCGCGCTCGGGAACCCCGCCACCTTCTCCTG GGTCAACAAGGATTACTACGCGCCGGCGCTCGGGGGTATCATGCTGTCCATTGGCATCAAGCTCTCCGTCGACGACTTTGCTCTCGCCTTCAAGAG GCCTGTGCCACTCTCCATCGGTTATGCCGCACAGTACGTGCTCAAGCCACTACTGGGCGTGATGATTGCAAAGGTATTCAGGATGCCATCAGCATTCTTCGCGGGCTTCATGCTTACTTGCTGCGTCTCAGGCGCTCAGCTGTCAAGCTATGCTAGCTTCCTCAGCAAAGGGGATGTGGCCTTGAGCATTTTATTGACAAGTTGCTCAACAATATCTTCGGTGGTCGTGACACCTGTTCTCACTGGATTGTTAATCGGTTCAGTGGTCCCGGTTGATGGCATTGCGATGGCAAAATCTATTCTTCAG GTGGTGCTTGTTCCTGTGACGCTAGGCCTTCTCCTGAATACCTATGCAAAGGGAGTTGTGAATGTAATACAACCAGCAATGCCATTTGTTGCTATGGTATGCACATCTCTGTGTATTGGCAGCCCTCTTGCTATCAATAGGAGCAAGATCCTCTCTCCAGAAGGATTCTTCTTACTTCTCCCCATAGTTGCTTTCCACATTGTTTCATTTGTTGCTGGTTACTGGGTCTCCAAGTTGCCACAATGGAG GCAAGAAGAGCCTGTTTGCAGGACAATTTCCGTTTGTACTGGGATGCAGAGTTCCACCCTTGCTGGACTTCTTGCGACACAATTTCTTGGAACCAGTCAGGCAGTTCCTGCGGCATGTTCTGTAGTCATCATGGCCATTTTTGGTTTGACTCTTGCATCATACTGGGGTAGTGGCTCACGAATAAGAGATGTTGCTGGGGGATTTTTACCACAAGCCACCGCAGGTGTGAGCCCGTGA